A portion of the Leifsonia sp. EB41 genome contains these proteins:
- a CDS encoding C40 family peptidase, whose protein sequence is MASDTSKNSRTRTGLAIGAGVMGAVTASIGIVAPAQAVDYPSWNDVQQAKANVANQQAMIANITTLITGLQSSVDAARIASEKAAEAYFQAKDALAAATAKQADLEKQSADAAAKAKTSQMRAGLLASHLAKAGGGTDVSTELLLKGGGSGSSADKLLFQLGTMSKLTEQSKAVYDQATKDKNTAESLNEQAKTAKTEREKLSVAADQALTAAQNAQSAAQAALVEQQNKSTELVAQLATLKNTSTQVEAAYLQGEKIRQEQAAAAAAAAAAAEAQRQAAIRQQQQQQAQQQAGSGSSGGSSGGGGGGGGGPVAPPNGNVVDTAISYAKAQLGKPYIFGGEGPTGYDCSGLTMKSYAYAGVYIGSHSVNDQFFTAANRGQIVPYSQRQPGDLIFWGDSPGNFYHVGIYLGGGMMIAAPTEGDVVKIQSVWGSPWGQVARPSA, encoded by the coding sequence TTGGCTAGCGACACTTCGAAGAACTCCCGTACCCGCACAGGCCTCGCGATCGGCGCAGGCGTCATGGGCGCCGTCACGGCGTCCATCGGCATCGTCGCCCCGGCGCAGGCCGTCGACTACCCGTCCTGGAACGACGTCCAGCAGGCGAAGGCCAACGTCGCCAACCAGCAGGCGATGATCGCGAACATCACGACCCTGATCACCGGCCTCCAGAGCAGCGTCGACGCCGCCCGCATCGCCTCCGAGAAGGCGGCGGAGGCCTACTTCCAGGCCAAGGACGCGCTCGCCGCGGCGACGGCGAAGCAGGCCGACCTCGAGAAGCAGTCGGCGGACGCCGCTGCGAAGGCCAAGACCTCGCAGATGCGTGCCGGCCTCCTCGCCTCCCACCTGGCCAAAGCCGGCGGCGGCACCGACGTCAGCACCGAGCTGCTGCTGAAGGGCGGCGGCAGCGGCTCCAGCGCCGACAAGCTCCTGTTCCAGCTCGGCACCATGAGCAAGCTCACCGAGCAGTCGAAGGCCGTCTACGACCAGGCGACCAAGGACAAGAACACCGCCGAGTCGCTGAACGAGCAGGCCAAGACGGCGAAGACCGAGCGCGAGAAGCTCTCGGTCGCCGCCGACCAGGCGCTGACCGCCGCGCAGAACGCGCAGTCCGCGGCCCAGGCTGCGCTCGTCGAGCAGCAGAACAAGTCCACGGAGCTGGTAGCCCAGCTCGCGACCCTCAAGAACACCTCGACGCAGGTGGAGGCGGCGTACCTGCAGGGCGAGAAGATCCGGCAGGAGCAGGCGGCGGCCGCGGCGGCTGCCGCAGCGGCGGCGGAGGCGCAGCGGCAGGCGGCGATCCGCCAGCAGCAACAGCAGCAGGCCCAGCAGCAGGCCGGCAGCGGGTCATCCGGCGGCTCCTCGGGCGGGGGAGGCGGCGGCGGGGGCGGCCCGGTCGCCCCGCCGAACGGGAACGTCGTCGACACTGCCATCTCGTACGCGAAGGCGCAGCTCGGCAAGCCGTACATCTTCGGCGGCGAGGGCCCGACGGGCTACGACTGCTCCGGCCTGACGATGAAGTCGTACGCCTACGCGGGCGTCTACATCGGCTCGCACTCGGTCAACGACCAGTTCTTCACGGCGGCCAACCGCGGCCAGATCGTCCCGTACAGCCAGCGCCAGCCGGGTGACCTCATCTTCTGGGGCGACTCGCCGGGCAATTTCTACCACGTCGGCATCTACCTCGGCGGCGGCATGATGATCGCCGCCCCCACCGAGGGCGACGTCGTCAAGATCCAGTCCGTCTGGGGCTCCCCCTGGGGCCAGGTAGCCCGCCCCTCCGCCTGA
- a CDS encoding M23 family metallopeptidase → MRYATRDDTHRRRPRRALLRLLAVGAIALTGVVGSIAAPAYADQYPSWQDVQNAKANEAAASAQVTRITTLIAQLDQEVSDTQAAAQKRGEELQAAVEAFDTADMKARDLESQAAASQQKADAAGAQAGKLAAQLYRTGGRNLTANLFLSGNGASGTNPETLLTSLGSMSKLTEQSDKVYTDARVAQNNAKALSAIAEVAKAEREKLRVSATAALQAAVAAAKAAQAKLAEQQKQIVVMQAQLAALRDTTAKTVSGYEAGVAAAAAAAAARGSGGLPGGYVGPQGWAVPAAGPITDGFGPRPSPGGIGSTYHMGIDIGASCNAPIYAAYSGTVIYAGPDGTHGNYVLLDNGGGIETGYAHIRNGGILVGIGQSVGAGQPIARVGSTGASTGCHLHYEVLVNGQKIDGIPFMRARQAPLG, encoded by the coding sequence ATGAGATACGCGACGAGAGACGACACGCACCGGCGCAGGCCGCGCCGGGCGCTGCTGCGCCTCCTCGCGGTCGGGGCCATCGCGCTCACCGGGGTCGTCGGCTCCATCGCCGCGCCGGCGTACGCCGACCAGTACCCGAGCTGGCAGGACGTCCAGAACGCCAAGGCCAACGAGGCCGCAGCTTCGGCCCAGGTCACGCGCATCACGACCCTCATCGCGCAGCTCGACCAGGAGGTCTCCGACACCCAAGCGGCCGCGCAGAAGCGCGGCGAGGAGCTGCAGGCGGCCGTCGAGGCGTTCGACACGGCGGACATGAAGGCCAGGGACCTGGAGTCCCAGGCCGCCGCCAGCCAGCAGAAGGCCGACGCCGCCGGCGCCCAGGCCGGCAAGCTCGCCGCACAGCTCTACCGCACCGGCGGGCGCAACCTCACCGCCAACCTCTTCCTGAGCGGCAACGGCGCCAGCGGGACGAACCCCGAGACGCTACTGACCTCCCTCGGGAGCATGTCCAAGCTCACCGAGCAGTCCGACAAGGTCTACACCGACGCCCGCGTCGCGCAGAACAACGCCAAGGCGCTGTCGGCGATCGCGGAGGTCGCCAAGGCCGAGCGCGAGAAGCTCCGCGTCTCGGCGACGGCCGCCCTCCAGGCCGCTGTCGCCGCCGCGAAGGCCGCGCAGGCCAAGCTGGCCGAGCAGCAGAAGCAGATCGTCGTCATGCAGGCGCAGCTCGCCGCCCTCCGCGACACCACGGCGAAGACGGTCTCGGGTTACGAGGCCGGCGTCGCAGCAGCGGCCGCGGCGGCAGCGGCGCGCGGCTCGGGAGGCCTCCCCGGCGGCTACGTCGGACCGCAGGGCTGGGCTGTCCCGGCCGCCGGTCCGATCACGGACGGCTTCGGCCCGCGCCCGTCCCCCGGCGGAATCGGCAGCACCTACCACATGGGCATCGACATCGGCGCCTCGTGCAACGCGCCCATCTACGCGGCGTACAGCGGCACCGTCATCTACGCGGGGCCGGACGGCACCCACGGCAACTACGTGCTCCTCGACAACGGCGGCGGCATCGAGACCGGCTACGCGCACATCCGCAATGGCGGCATCCTCGTCGGCATCGGCCAGAGCGTCGGGGCCGGCCAGCCGATCGCCCGCGTCGGCAGCACCGGCGCCTCCACCGGCTGCCACCTGCACTACGAAGTGCTGGTGAACGGCCAGAAGATCGACGGAATCCCGTTCATGAGAGCAAGGCAGGCCCCCCTTGGCTAG
- a CDS encoding DUF1254 domain-containing protein, which translates to MEFQNPAAVAAADIPGVPARTIVTPVFAKALARDVYVWGWPIVNAFHRRASFAVAPEPGLIGGVLPAAPTGYVCMLTAYIDPAQRWVAHPNQDVLYGFGFAATDDDPVVLQVPDFGDRFWVYSLYDARTDEFSRLGRQYGTQPGDYLVVGPHWDGDIPDGISGVLRAPTELVGMGPRLFVDDTDDDRAAVQELLSGVVVYPLSAYIGGTRSKDWTAVPHFPSDRPTTEETRWVDPETFFDELPDILAKVPPLPGEESRYAMMHALFAAAAADPEVAAAIRQAAIETDAEVIAALFDFATNGPRDDRGWNSPPNVARWGFDYLTRAATAKSNMYVNQPEETRYFFVEVDSDGNRLHGSNRYTITFPAGGVPPVDGFWSLTMYNPQHFFEPNDLGRYSLGTKTPNLHYGDDGSLTLTIQHEPPAAELQSNWLPAPEGEFELTIRTYWPKPEVLSGEWRPPVVVKGEE; encoded by the coding sequence ATGGAGTTTCAGAATCCTGCTGCGGTCGCCGCCGCCGACATCCCGGGCGTCCCGGCGAGGACCATCGTCACGCCGGTGTTCGCGAAAGCGCTGGCCCGCGACGTCTATGTGTGGGGCTGGCCGATCGTCAACGCGTTCCATCGACGGGCGTCGTTCGCCGTCGCCCCGGAGCCCGGGCTGATCGGCGGCGTGCTGCCGGCCGCCCCGACCGGGTACGTCTGCATGCTGACGGCCTACATCGACCCCGCGCAGCGGTGGGTGGCGCACCCCAACCAGGACGTGCTCTACGGGTTCGGCTTCGCCGCCACCGACGACGACCCCGTGGTGCTGCAGGTGCCCGACTTCGGCGACCGGTTCTGGGTCTACTCGCTCTACGACGCCCGCACCGACGAGTTCTCCCGGCTCGGCCGGCAATACGGCACGCAACCGGGCGATTACCTGGTGGTCGGCCCGCACTGGGACGGCGACATCCCGGACGGCATCAGCGGAGTGCTGCGGGCGCCGACCGAGCTCGTGGGGATGGGTCCCCGGCTCTTCGTGGACGACACCGACGACGACCGCGCCGCCGTCCAGGAGCTCCTCAGCGGCGTCGTCGTCTACCCGCTGAGCGCGTACATCGGCGGGACGCGGTCGAAGGATTGGACGGCCGTTCCGCACTTCCCGTCCGACCGGCCCACCACCGAGGAGACGCGCTGGGTGGATCCGGAGACGTTCTTCGACGAGCTCCCGGACATCCTGGCGAAGGTGCCGCCGTTGCCCGGGGAGGAGTCCCGCTACGCGATGATGCACGCGCTCTTCGCCGCGGCGGCCGCCGACCCGGAGGTCGCCGCCGCGATCCGGCAGGCCGCGATCGAGACGGACGCGGAGGTGATCGCGGCGCTGTTCGACTTCGCCACGAACGGCCCGCGCGACGACCGCGGCTGGAACTCGCCGCCGAACGTGGCGAGGTGGGGCTTCGACTATCTCACCCGGGCGGCGACCGCGAAGTCCAACATGTACGTCAACCAGCCGGAGGAGACCCGCTACTTCTTCGTCGAGGTCGACAGCGACGGGAACCGGCTGCACGGCTCGAACCGCTACACGATCACCTTCCCGGCCGGCGGTGTGCCGCCGGTCGACGGATTCTGGTCCCTGACCATGTACAACCCGCAGCACTTCTTCGAGCCCAACGACCTCGGCCGCTACTCCCTCGGCACCAAGACGCCGAACCTCCACTACGGAGACGACGGGTCGCTCACGCTCACCATCCAGCACGAGCCTCCCGCCGCCGAACTCCAGTCGAACTGGCTCCCGGCTCCGGAGGGCGAGTTCGAGCTGACCATCCGCACCTACTGGCCGAAGCCGGAGGTGCTGTCGGGTGAATGGCGGCCGCCGGTCGTCGTCAAGGGTGAGGAGTGA
- a CDS encoding DUF1254 domain-containing protein, translating to MAISDELARDAYLYAYSMDKAYGFLFETTIEPGVRLNEFQKLRDLADDTYTAHPTINNDTLHLQGWFDVAAEPVVVTVPDVDGDRYWILHTMDMGHYTTAMIGSRTRGAKGGTFLFAARDWAGDVPEGIDEVIRSDSNLIKVMGRIMTTGGDDLEAARALQDQWELRTLSESRGAPAPDPVVRDFPDPATSTWLHRVNFLLADGSMADADAAWLDGLAEAGVEPGRTDFTEDQLEAAARGERLATEHLNELAPTVTSSKGALGTRDELQNAPRDVFDIGTMLGQWGLPPVESVYVKVETGSDGRPINGSGGREYRARFTAPDVSEFWSFTVYGDDDRLMAHNSINRHSRGDRTLTPDDDGTYSLLLSADVDAHAADAHFLPIPEKDSYVILRLYGPSAAIQNGDYTPPVFEAVDR from the coding sequence ATGGCGATCTCGGATGAGCTGGCCCGGGATGCGTACCTGTACGCGTACTCGATGGACAAGGCGTACGGGTTCCTCTTCGAGACGACGATCGAGCCCGGTGTGCGCCTGAACGAGTTCCAGAAGCTGCGCGACCTCGCCGACGACACGTACACGGCGCATCCGACGATCAACAACGACACCCTGCACCTGCAAGGCTGGTTCGACGTCGCCGCCGAGCCGGTCGTGGTGACGGTGCCCGACGTGGATGGCGACCGGTACTGGATCCTGCACACCATGGACATGGGCCATTACACGACCGCGATGATCGGCTCCCGCACCCGCGGCGCGAAGGGCGGGACGTTCCTGTTCGCTGCGCGCGACTGGGCCGGGGACGTGCCGGAGGGGATCGACGAGGTCATCCGCTCCGACTCGAACCTGATCAAGGTGATGGGCCGGATCATGACCACGGGAGGCGACGACCTGGAGGCCGCCCGCGCGCTCCAGGATCAGTGGGAGCTCCGGACACTGTCCGAGTCTCGCGGAGCTCCGGCTCCCGATCCCGTCGTGCGCGACTTCCCCGACCCCGCGACGAGCACGTGGCTCCATCGGGTGAATTTCCTCTTGGCGGACGGTTCCATGGCCGACGCGGACGCAGCCTGGCTCGACGGCCTGGCGGAGGCGGGCGTCGAGCCCGGCCGGACCGACTTCACCGAGGACCAGCTCGAGGCGGCGGCTCGCGGTGAACGGCTGGCAACCGAGCACCTGAATGAGTTGGCTCCCACGGTCACGAGCTCCAAGGGCGCCCTCGGCACTCGGGACGAGCTCCAGAACGCGCCCCGCGACGTGTTCGACATCGGAACCATGCTGGGCCAGTGGGGCCTCCCGCCGGTCGAGTCGGTCTACGTCAAGGTCGAGACCGGCTCCGACGGCCGCCCGATCAACGGCTCCGGAGGCCGCGAGTACCGGGCGCGCTTCACCGCTCCCGACGTGTCCGAGTTCTGGTCGTTCACCGTCTACGGCGACGACGACCGGCTGATGGCGCACAACAGCATCAACCGCCACAGCCGCGGCGACCGCACCCTCACGCCCGACGACGACGGGACCTACTCGCTCCTCCTCAGCGCGGACGTCGACGCGCACGCCGCCGACGCGCACTTCCTGCCCATCCCCGAGAAGGACTCCTACGTGATCCTGCGCCTCTACGGGCCGAGCGCAGCCATCCAGAACGGCGACTACACACCGCCGGTCTTCGAGGCCGTCGACCGCTGA
- a CDS encoding GTP-binding protein LepA, translated as MADRISPQRILEHVQRLGEQHPPIALDSVDRDVRAPGAVAERYGHVIDYLARVELEVDRNVLELLVLLPDVHEVDRMFYADVWQPQEIQHGLILDRLQQDLGRPAAQPELAVSFKIKIMGALAHFSSIQDIARLLYYLTGASTERQAVLAYNVLYDGMLDLGEAAIAETIISPIRRQEPGHFAFYRMSATQLVQSGELKPWQLYLARVLREKTYNLVGTNGQDRYRAQMGGVASVLGFADDLEKYAREVGRIEAQLLWAEQSGMEFPPYVLKALRESIDLYRERGFDA; from the coding sequence ATGGCAGATCGCATCTCTCCGCAGAGGATCCTCGAGCACGTCCAGCGGCTCGGGGAGCAGCATCCGCCGATCGCTCTCGACTCGGTCGACCGTGACGTTCGCGCGCCGGGGGCTGTCGCCGAACGCTACGGCCACGTCATCGACTACCTCGCGCGGGTGGAGCTCGAAGTCGATCGGAACGTGCTCGAGCTGCTCGTGCTTCTGCCCGACGTGCACGAAGTCGACCGCATGTTCTACGCCGACGTGTGGCAGCCGCAGGAGATCCAGCACGGACTGATCCTCGACCGCCTGCAGCAGGATCTCGGCCGGCCGGCCGCCCAACCCGAACTCGCCGTCTCGTTCAAGATCAAGATCATGGGCGCCCTCGCGCACTTCTCGTCGATCCAGGACATCGCGCGGCTGCTCTACTACCTGACCGGCGCGAGTACCGAACGGCAGGCGGTGCTGGCGTACAACGTCCTCTACGACGGGATGCTGGACCTCGGCGAGGCTGCGATCGCCGAGACGATCATCAGCCCGATCCGCAGGCAGGAGCCGGGTCACTTCGCGTTCTACCGGATGAGCGCGACCCAGCTCGTGCAGAGCGGCGAACTCAAGCCGTGGCAGCTCTACCTGGCGCGTGTCCTGAGGGAGAAGACGTACAACCTCGTCGGCACGAACGGCCAGGACCGCTATCGCGCCCAGATGGGCGGTGTGGCGAGTGTGCTCGGCTTCGCCGACGATCTCGAGAAGTACGCACGCGAGGTCGGCAGGATCGAAGCGCAACTGCTCTGGGCAGAGCAGAGCGGCATGGAGTTCCCCCCGTACGTGCTCAAGGCGCTGAGGGAGAGCATCGACCTCTACCGGGAACGCGGGTTCGACGCCTGA
- a CDS encoding GAF and ANTAR domain-containing protein, whose protein sequence is MASTSGRERQLLQTFVELADTLVIGYDVVELLHTLVERCALILDATDAGILLPDPTGTLQVVASTSERSQLISLLQLQADEGPCVDAYQTGRLVTVDDIAASYARWPHFATEASGVGYQSMHAIPLRLRNETIGSLNLFRDQAGPLSPDDAAAAQALADVATIGILQERALRQSDIAREQLQHALDSRVLIEQAKGVLSQLEGIDFAEAFEQMRSRARNSGTRLSVVAEQVIRDAQKR, encoded by the coding sequence ATGGCGAGCACTTCGGGCAGAGAACGACAGCTTCTCCAGACGTTCGTCGAACTGGCGGACACACTGGTGATCGGCTACGACGTGGTCGAACTCCTCCACACCCTGGTCGAGCGCTGCGCCCTGATCCTCGATGCGACCGACGCCGGGATCCTCCTCCCGGACCCGACCGGGACGCTTCAGGTGGTCGCGTCGACGAGCGAACGGAGCCAGCTCATCAGCCTGCTCCAGCTCCAAGCCGACGAAGGCCCCTGCGTCGACGCGTACCAGACCGGTCGGCTGGTGACCGTGGACGACATCGCCGCCTCCTACGCCCGGTGGCCGCACTTCGCCACCGAAGCCTCCGGCGTGGGCTATCAGTCCATGCACGCCATCCCGCTCCGGCTGCGCAACGAGACCATCGGGTCGCTGAACCTGTTCCGGGACCAGGCCGGCCCGCTCTCCCCCGACGACGCCGCCGCCGCACAAGCGCTGGCCGATGTCGCCACCATCGGCATCCTCCAGGAGCGGGCGCTCCGCCAGTCCGATATCGCCCGCGAGCAGCTTCAGCACGCGCTGGACAGTCGCGTGCTGATCGAGCAGGCCAAAGGCGTGCTCTCGCAACTCGAGGGGATCGACTTCGCGGAGGCGTTCGAGCAGATGCGCTCGCGGGCCCGCAACTCGGGCACCCGGCTCTCGGTCGTCGCGGAGCAGGTCATCCGCGACGCCCAAAAGCGCTGA
- a CDS encoding fatty acid desaturase, whose translation MSEVSRIRPAAQSRPKALPAANEYTALAAVIRESGLLRRRYGYYWTKIALVPVLTGALVLGFVLVGDSWWQLFTAVLFAFLFTQIAFLGHDSAHRQIFRSGRWNDWVSLVVGDLFVGMSYGWWQHKHTRHHANPNQVGADPDIELPVIAVTPGQVATRPAPLRWLLGHQGWFFFPILLLEGLSLHASSVRRVFQREPVKHRPVEIAFLTIRIVGYLALVLWVLSPDKAAVFLAIQLGLFGFYMGMSFAPNHKGMPLVPHDARLDFLRRQVLMSRNIRGNRMLDFMMGGLNYQIEHHLFPSMPRPHLRRAAPTIRAYCIEHDVPYTETGLLASYAIVTRHINSVGLGDKDPFSCPLLELRQTPAATVTELPRSG comes from the coding sequence ATGTCCGAGGTCTCCCGAATTCGACCGGCCGCACAGAGCCGACCGAAAGCCCTGCCGGCCGCCAACGAGTACACAGCACTGGCGGCAGTGATCCGGGAGTCCGGCCTGCTCCGGCGGCGCTACGGCTACTACTGGACGAAGATCGCCCTCGTCCCGGTGCTCACCGGCGCGCTGGTGCTCGGCTTCGTCCTGGTCGGCGACAGCTGGTGGCAGCTGTTCACCGCGGTGCTCTTCGCGTTCCTGTTCACGCAGATCGCCTTCCTCGGCCACGACAGCGCGCACCGCCAGATATTCCGCTCCGGCCGCTGGAACGACTGGGTGAGCCTGGTCGTCGGCGACCTGTTCGTCGGGATGAGCTACGGCTGGTGGCAGCACAAGCACACGCGTCATCACGCCAACCCGAACCAGGTGGGCGCCGACCCGGACATCGAGCTCCCCGTGATCGCGGTCACCCCCGGGCAGGTGGCGACCCGTCCGGCCCCGCTGCGCTGGCTCCTCGGCCACCAGGGCTGGTTCTTCTTCCCGATCCTGCTGCTGGAGGGGCTGTCGCTGCACGCCTCCAGCGTGCGACGGGTCTTCCAACGGGAGCCGGTCAAACACCGTCCGGTGGAGATCGCGTTCCTCACCATCCGGATCGTCGGCTACCTGGCCCTGGTGCTGTGGGTCCTCTCTCCCGACAAGGCGGCCGTCTTCCTGGCCATCCAGCTCGGTCTGTTCGGCTTCTACATGGGGATGTCGTTCGCCCCGAACCACAAGGGGATGCCGCTGGTGCCCCACGACGCCCGGCTCGACTTCCTGCGCAGGCAGGTGCTGATGAGCCGCAACATCCGCGGCAACCGGATGCTGGACTTCATGATGGGCGGCCTCAACTACCAGATCGAGCACCACCTGTTCCCGTCGATGCCGCGCCCGCACCTGAGACGTGCCGCGCCCACGATCCGCGCATATTGCATCGAGCACGACGTCCCGTACACGGAGACCGGCCTGCTGGCCTCCTACGCGATCGTGACCCGGCATATCAACAGCGTCGGCCTCGGGGACAAGGACCCGTTCAGCTGTCCGCTGCTGGAGCTGCGGCAGACGCCCGCGGCGACGGTGACGGAGCTCCCGCGGTCCGGGTGA
- a CDS encoding CHAP domain-containing protein, with translation MNISIQGGFSSRSRTRRLRWLLATLLLIPAAGLVGAQAPALAASTDSLNTVVSEAESTVNMTLAQVKTQSWVPTTSDYQGYSGDWCGWWVSALLHNNAMPLLTTVGTSGQTSGTIVSWYQSQGRYQTVASGAQPRAGALIIYSGHVGLVAGVSGGTAQTIEGNTGYSRLGLSDSQWDQSEVTQFASPWGQVIGYAYPLYAGYDSLNGVGDPGNGGMGTVAYGVTSLLLPSGQLVLYTIRGDGNLWGDTQQSAGGSFGGWQLIGGANGTLTGRPSVVRTASGLIVAYARTTAGTIVGAGQSSVGGAFSGWQPIGANGGGIVSDPAAIQLQSGIIAIYATTSAQTVSGVAQTSVGGGFGGWQTIGSSPVGLDLRPSVIQLADGRIVIYAHSSATNMIYGSGQTVAGGTFQTWTAIGTNGGGIANEPTVSLGSDGRISIFDTAGGTLAGVTQPAPGQSFGSWVNYGSGGTSLLTAAALVPLSDGTVALYTRAADSSVWGTVLTPGQTAPAGWSNIGSGANVATAVTAKQTPSGMIALYGNSGNGGVTGSSQSTAGGSFGAWVTIN, from the coding sequence ATGAATATTAGTATCCAGGGGGGCTTCTCGTCGCGCTCGCGCACCAGAAGGCTGCGGTGGCTTCTAGCCACATTGTTGTTGATTCCGGCCGCTGGCCTGGTCGGAGCACAAGCTCCGGCGCTGGCTGCAAGCACCGATTCGCTCAACACCGTCGTTTCAGAGGCGGAGTCCACCGTCAACATGACGTTGGCCCAAGTCAAGACCCAGAGTTGGGTGCCGACGACCTCCGACTACCAGGGCTACTCCGGTGACTGGTGCGGCTGGTGGGTTTCGGCGCTGCTGCACAACAACGCCATGCCCCTGCTCACGACGGTCGGCACATCCGGACAGACTTCAGGGACGATCGTCAGCTGGTATCAATCGCAGGGGCGGTACCAGACTGTCGCGAGCGGCGCGCAACCCAGAGCGGGAGCCCTCATCATCTACAGCGGCCATGTCGGGCTCGTTGCCGGTGTCAGCGGTGGGACTGCGCAGACCATCGAGGGGAACACCGGATACTCGCGGCTCGGCCTTTCCGACTCGCAGTGGGACCAATCCGAAGTGACCCAGTTCGCGTCGCCGTGGGGACAGGTGATCGGCTATGCGTATCCGCTGTATGCGGGCTATGACTCCTTGAACGGAGTCGGCGACCCTGGCAACGGAGGTATGGGGACCGTTGCCTACGGAGTGACCTCGCTTCTACTTCCCAGCGGTCAGCTCGTTCTCTACACGATCCGAGGCGACGGCAACCTGTGGGGGGACACGCAACAGTCAGCCGGAGGAAGCTTCGGTGGATGGCAGCTCATCGGAGGCGCGAACGGCACCCTCACCGGTCGACCGTCGGTTGTCCGAACGGCCTCCGGGCTCATCGTCGCCTACGCCCGCACGACCGCAGGCACGATCGTCGGTGCGGGCCAGTCTTCGGTGGGCGGAGCCTTCTCCGGCTGGCAGCCGATCGGCGCCAATGGGGGCGGCATCGTCAGCGACCCTGCAGCGATCCAGTTGCAATCCGGCATCATCGCGATCTACGCGACGACGTCCGCGCAGACCGTTTCGGGTGTCGCTCAGACCTCGGTCGGTGGCGGTTTCGGCGGCTGGCAGACCATCGGCAGCTCGCCGGTCGGCCTGGACCTTCGGCCGTCGGTGATCCAGCTCGCCGACGGACGGATCGTGATCTACGCCCACAGCAGCGCGACGAACATGATCTACGGAAGTGGGCAGACCGTTGCTGGCGGAACATTCCAGACATGGACCGCGATCGGAACGAACGGCGGCGGCATCGCCAACGAGCCGACGGTCTCTCTCGGTTCCGACGGCCGGATCAGTATTTTCGACACCGCCGGTGGAACACTCGCTGGCGTGACGCAGCCGGCGCCGGGGCAGAGCTTCGGCTCGTGGGTGAACTACGGGTCGGGTGGCACCTCTCTGCTCACCGCAGCTGCCTTGGTTCCGCTTTCAGATGGAACTGTGGCGCTCTACACTCGCGCCGCGGACAGCAGCGTTTGGGGAACCGTGCTCACGCCCGGCCAGACCGCGCCGGCCGGATGGTCGAACATCGGATCGGGGGCCAACGTCGCAACTGCTGTGACCGCCAAGCAGACCCCGAGCGGGATGATCGCCCTCTACGGGAACTCCGGCAATGGGGGCGTGACGGGTAGCAGCCAATCCACCGCGGGAGGGTCGTTCGGAGCCTGGGTCACCATCAACTGA
- a CDS encoding GAF and ANTAR domain-containing protein, translating to MNAVLDPGRIAKPGMRRRKGWLDMVFNRSASPTLCQPFLESLPVARAAISTLQDPFDVETVCATDALAARLDELQIDLGEGPCWQALSTRSPVLITVERASSSAWPSLSSAIAASGIHSVFAFPLIVGALGIGAVDLYLETPEPLTPADIGHAETLAGIAAMQVLNQAMERRPGEDGGTFTESPYSRREVHQATGMVVAQAKVSPADALLLIRARAFAEGLPVREIAAQIIDRRISFQL from the coding sequence GTGAACGCAGTCCTGGACCCAGGCCGCATCGCGAAACCGGGCATGCGCAGGCGAAAGGGCTGGTTAGACATGGTTTTCAACCGATCTGCATCGCCGACGCTGTGCCAGCCCTTCCTGGAGTCGCTGCCCGTCGCGCGCGCTGCGATCTCCACGCTGCAGGACCCGTTCGATGTCGAGACCGTGTGCGCGACCGACGCTCTCGCGGCCCGCCTCGACGAGCTCCAGATCGACCTGGGCGAAGGCCCGTGCTGGCAGGCGCTGAGCACGCGCTCCCCGGTCCTCATTACCGTGGAGCGCGCGTCGAGTTCTGCGTGGCCGAGCCTGTCCAGCGCGATCGCCGCGTCCGGGATCCATTCGGTGTTCGCCTTCCCGCTCATCGTCGGCGCGCTCGGGATCGGCGCGGTCGACCTGTACTTGGAGACCCCGGAACCGCTCACCCCCGCCGACATCGGCCACGCCGAGACACTGGCCGGGATCGCGGCCATGCAGGTCCTCAATCAGGCCATGGAACGTCGACCTGGCGAGGACGGCGGTACCTTCACCGAGAGCCCCTACTCCCGCCGCGAAGTCCATCAGGCCACCGGCATGGTCGTCGCGCAGGCGAAGGTCAGCCCCGCCGACGCCCTCCTGCTCATCCGCGCTCGCGCCTTCGCCGAGGGCCTCCCGGTGCGCGAGATCGCCGCGCAGATCATCGATCGAAGGATTTCCTTCCAGCTCTGA
- a CDS encoding ATP-dependent DNA ligase: MKVVILTLLRNGQSVAFTFAHPMSDGSGRETIWITPTSELRFQFLGSRAPRLNGAWIEEMLRVARSQSGLHVTEEPSEEGLEPVQPVAPALQPVES, encoded by the coding sequence GTGAAAGTCGTGATTCTGACGCTGCTGCGGAACGGGCAGAGCGTCGCCTTCACCTTCGCCCACCCGATGAGCGACGGGTCGGGTCGGGAGACGATCTGGATCACTCCCACGAGCGAGCTGCGGTTCCAGTTCCTCGGGAGTCGCGCGCCGCGGCTCAACGGGGCGTGGATAGAGGAGATGCTGCGGGTGGCGAGGAGCCAGTCCGGGCTGCATGTGACGGAGGAGCCCAGCGAGGAGGGTCTCGAGCCCGTGCAGCCGGTAGCTCCCGCGCTGCAGCCTGTCGAGAGCTGA